The following coding sequences lie in one Klebsiella huaxiensis genomic window:
- a CDS encoding amino acid ABC transporter permease/ATP-binding protein: MTFNWNYMLSLLSDVDFWQATWTVIKLSLLTWAFSIVLGFILALAKQSPRKLFNVPARLYIWLFRSMPLLVLLIFVYNMPQALPSFAPVLNDPFWAGLLAMVLSEAAYIAEIHRGGLLSIPKGQSEAARALGLRYAGTQWRVVIPQALRVALPALANEYIAIVKLSSLVSVISLTEILMVGQRLYSQNFLVMETMAAVAFYYILIVTVFDFLLKRLETWLDVTQRKTTRPVDEEMQRLATVRRPAMARSVSVAQEPALQASKLHKAYNNVEVLGAVSLQIQPGEVVSVIGPSGSGKTTLIRLLNGLEQIDNGEIKINGQPFIHLDRQGQQKPRFMENSEHRQNIGMVFQSFNLFPHLTVLDNLLLAPRYHHLASESELKQHACELLHKVGMLEHTWKYPHQLSGGQQQRVAIARALMMRPQIMLFDEPTSALDPEKVNEVLQVIESLAHEGITMVIVTHEMNFAFKVSDRIVFMEKGRVVCDDTPAAMRDGQHPRVDAFLKDVSLA, translated from the coding sequence ATGACGTTTAACTGGAACTATATGTTAAGCCTGCTCAGCGATGTCGACTTTTGGCAGGCCACCTGGACCGTCATCAAATTAAGTTTGCTGACCTGGGCTTTCAGTATTGTGCTGGGATTTATTCTGGCGCTGGCAAAACAGTCGCCGCGCAAGCTGTTTAATGTGCCTGCCCGCCTCTATATCTGGCTGTTTCGCAGTATGCCGCTGCTGGTGCTGCTGATTTTTGTCTACAACATGCCCCAGGCGCTGCCGTCATTTGCGCCGGTGCTGAACGACCCGTTCTGGGCCGGGCTTCTGGCGATGGTACTTAGCGAGGCAGCCTACATCGCTGAAATCCATCGCGGCGGGCTGCTGTCAATCCCGAAAGGGCAAAGCGAAGCCGCCCGCGCGCTCGGGCTGCGCTATGCCGGAACCCAGTGGCGGGTGGTGATCCCGCAGGCGCTGCGCGTCGCCCTGCCTGCATTGGCCAATGAGTATATTGCCATCGTCAAGCTCAGCTCGCTGGTATCGGTCATCTCTCTGACCGAAATCTTAATGGTCGGCCAGCGCCTCTATTCGCAGAATTTCCTGGTGATGGAGACCATGGCGGCGGTGGCGTTTTATTACATCCTGATCGTCACGGTCTTTGATTTCCTGCTCAAACGCCTGGAAACCTGGCTCGATGTCACTCAGCGCAAAACCACGCGCCCGGTGGATGAGGAAATGCAGCGACTGGCGACGGTCCGGCGTCCGGCGATGGCCCGCAGCGTCAGCGTGGCGCAGGAACCCGCGCTACAGGCCTCAAAACTGCATAAAGCCTATAACAATGTCGAAGTGCTGGGCGCGGTCAGCCTGCAAATTCAGCCCGGTGAGGTGGTTTCCGTAATCGGCCCGTCTGGTTCCGGTAAAACGACGCTGATTCGCCTGCTAAACGGCCTTGAGCAGATCGATAACGGCGAGATCAAAATCAACGGACAACCTTTTATTCACCTGGATCGACAGGGACAACAGAAACCGCGTTTTATGGAGAACAGCGAACATCGCCAGAATATCGGCATGGTATTCCAGAGCTTCAACCTGTTCCCCCACCTGACCGTTCTCGACAACCTGCTGCTGGCGCCGCGCTATCACCATCTGGCCAGCGAAAGCGAGCTGAAACAGCACGCCTGCGAACTGCTGCATAAAGTCGGCATGCTGGAACACACGTGGAAGTATCCGCATCAGCTTTCCGGCGGCCAGCAGCAGCGGGTGGCGATTGCCCGCGCGCTGATGATGCGCCCGCAAATTATGCTGTTTGATGAACCCACCTCGGCGCTGGATCCGGAAAAAGTTAACGAGGTGCTACAGGTTATCGAATCGCTGGCTCATGAAGGCATCACCATGGTGATCGTCACCCATGAGATGAACTTTGCCTTCAAGGTTTCCGACCGAATTGTGTTTATGGAAAAAGGTCGCGTGGTCTGCGACGACACGCCTGCGGCAATGCGCGACGGCCAACACCCGCGCGTGGATGCCTTCCTGAAAGATGTCTCTTTGGCTTAA
- a CDS encoding phytanoyl-CoA dioxygenase family protein, whose translation MIAQWQIEQFHQQGFLVVEEVLNAEEVALLQADFDAWVEESRQHSKVWGETLDGRPRFDLESDHAAHHPSLRRVSSPTEISAAYRHAALDSKMAAIAGQLIGGSGTRFHHSKINSKLPHTATQVKWHQDFLFTPHSNDDIITALLMVSEVTPENGPLNVVPGSHKGPLWSHWQNARFTGSVDPQVEAAHCQQPQACFGPSGSVCFMHTRLLHASSPNETDLPRTLFISVYAAEDALPYGENPLPSIHAGQMVAGEESGLVRSTVNHLRLPQKPRGASFFVQQAGTDRASM comes from the coding sequence ATGATTGCGCAGTGGCAAATCGAACAGTTTCATCAGCAGGGTTTTCTGGTCGTCGAAGAGGTGCTTAACGCAGAGGAAGTCGCCCTGTTGCAAGCCGATTTCGACGCCTGGGTCGAAGAGAGTCGGCAGCATAGCAAAGTCTGGGGGGAAACTCTCGACGGTCGACCGCGTTTCGATCTGGAAAGCGATCACGCGGCCCACCACCCTTCGCTGCGCCGGGTAAGTTCACCCACGGAGATTTCCGCCGCCTATCGCCACGCCGCGCTAGATTCAAAGATGGCGGCGATTGCCGGTCAGCTTATCGGCGGCAGCGGAACGCGTTTTCATCACAGCAAAATAAACTCCAAACTGCCGCACACCGCAACGCAGGTAAAATGGCATCAGGATTTTCTGTTTACCCCGCACAGTAACGACGACATCATCACCGCCCTGCTAATGGTCAGTGAAGTGACGCCGGAAAATGGCCCGCTCAACGTGGTGCCGGGCAGCCATAAGGGACCGCTGTGGTCCCACTGGCAAAACGCGCGCTTTACCGGCTCGGTGGACCCGCAGGTTGAAGCGGCCCACTGCCAACAGCCGCAAGCCTGTTTTGGGCCATCGGGATCGGTATGTTTTATGCACACTCGCCTTCTCCACGCCTCCAGCCCGAATGAAACCGACCTGCCGCGTACGCTGTTTATCAGCGTGTATGCCGCAGAAGACGCCCTGCCGTATGGCGAAAATCCGCTGCCCAGCATTCATGCCGGGCAGATGGTTGCCGGTGAAGAGAGCGGCCTGGTGCGCAGTACCGTTAATCATTTACGCCTGCCGCAAAAACCGCGCGGTGCATCCTTTTTCGTTCAGCAGGCCGGTACCGATCGCGCCAGCATGTAA